The proteins below come from a single Cylindrospermopsis raciborskii Cr2010 genomic window:
- a CDS encoding Stp1/IreP family PP2C-type Ser/Thr phosphatase yields the protein MKLNFTGATDTGLIRSHNQDAYYIDPDGRFFIVADGMGGHAGGEEASRIAIQEIQAYLTNQWDSPENTQSLLRLAISQANNSILQDQLSHPERSDMGTTVVVVVFRSPEPPICAHLGDSRLYRLTNSQLCQITQDHTWVAKAIETGEISPEEARSHPYRHVLSRCLGRPDLSDPEIYPFDVNPGDRLLLCSDGLTEELLDEQIFQLYQNPDLEQTASSLVEAAKANGGKDNITVILVAAEKQE from the coding sequence ATGAAACTTAACTTTACCGGTGCAACCGATACCGGACTTATTCGTTCTCATAATCAAGATGCTTACTATATAGACCCTGATGGACGTTTTTTTATCGTTGCTGATGGTATGGGAGGTCATGCTGGAGGGGAGGAAGCTAGTCGAATTGCCATTCAAGAAATTCAAGCCTATTTAACAAACCAATGGGACTCCCCCGAAAATACCCAGTCTTTATTAAGATTGGCTATATCCCAAGCCAATAATTCCATCTTACAAGACCAACTTTCCCACCCGGAACGTTCCGACATGGGAACCACAGTCGTGGTTGTAGTTTTCCGTTCCCCTGAACCCCCCATCTGTGCCCACCTGGGGGATTCTCGCTTATATCGCTTGACAAACTCTCAACTTTGCCAAATCACTCAAGACCATACCTGGGTCGCTAAAGCCATAGAAACAGGCGAGATTAGTCCCGAAGAAGCTCGCTCCCATCCCTATCGCCACGTCCTCTCACGCTGCTTAGGAAGACCAGATCTCAGCGACCCAGAAATTTACCCCTTTGATGTTAACCCAGGCGATCGCCTGCTTTTATGTAGCGATGGATTAACCGAGGAACTACTGGACGAACAAATTTTTCAGCTGTACCAGAACCCAGATTTAGAGCAAACAGCTTCATCCCTGGTGGAAGCAGCTAAAGCCAATGGCGGTAAGGACAACATCACTGTTATCTTGGTTGCTGCTGAAAAACAAGAATAA
- a CDS encoding NblA/ycf18 family protein → MNQPIQLSLEQQFNIYSFASQVKEMSHEQAQEFLVKLYEQMVVREATYKELLKHQWGLDLGSMA, encoded by the coding sequence ATGAATCAACCAATACAGCTTTCCTTAGAACAGCAATTCAACATTTACTCCTTTGCCAGCCAGGTCAAAGAAATGAGTCACGAACAGGCCCAAGAGTTCCTCGTGAAACTCTACGAGCAGATGGTAGTGAGAGAAGCCACCTATAAGGAACTACTCAAGCACCAGTGGGGATTGGATTTAGGCTCCATGGCGTAG
- a CDS encoding anhydro-N-acetylmuramic acid kinase, whose protein sequence is MKEIIPPTRVIGLMSGTSVDGIDTALVEISGGDLDLKVELLAGETYPYPPQLRTKILSICGGEQISMLELATIDDQIATVFAQAAQHIQVGYPPATLIGSHGQTVYHRPTGEENHVPLGYSLQLGRGAVIARLTGITTVSNFRVADIAVGGHGAPLVPRVDAFLLSHLQEVRCIQNIGGIGNVTYLPPRSDGWLDKIMGWDTGPGNSLLDLAVSHFTNGQKTYDQNGAWAASGSPCYPLVKQWLSQDYFYLRPPKSTGRELFGVDYFYQCLRDCNHYDLSIPDVLATVTELTAASIVQSYREFLPQMPQQVLLCGGGGRNLYLKKRLEVLLDSIPVTTTDVMGLSSAFKEAIAFAVLAYWKHLGIPGNLPVATGAQREVVLGETHGL, encoded by the coding sequence ATGAAGGAAATAATCCCCCCAACTCGTGTGATTGGTTTAATGAGTGGTACTTCTGTAGATGGTATAGACACCGCTTTAGTGGAAATATCTGGTGGAGACTTAGACCTGAAGGTGGAATTGTTGGCGGGGGAAACTTACCCCTATCCACCCCAACTACGGACTAAAATCCTCTCCATCTGTGGGGGAGAACAAATTTCCATGCTGGAGCTGGCTACTATTGATGATCAAATAGCCACGGTTTTTGCCCAGGCGGCCCAACATATTCAGGTTGGTTACCCCCCCGCTACTCTCATTGGTTCTCATGGTCAGACGGTTTACCACAGACCCACAGGAGAGGAAAATCACGTCCCCCTAGGTTATAGTTTACAGCTAGGTCGGGGTGCTGTTATTGCTCGCCTCACTGGTATTACTACTGTTAGTAATTTTCGTGTGGCTGATATTGCAGTCGGTGGTCATGGAGCACCCTTAGTCCCTAGGGTTGATGCTTTTCTCTTGAGTCATCTTCAGGAGGTTCGCTGTATTCAAAATATTGGTGGTATTGGTAATGTTACTTATCTACCTCCACGCTCTGATGGTTGGCTAGACAAAATCATGGGTTGGGATACAGGTCCAGGAAATAGTTTGTTAGATTTAGCTGTGTCTCATTTTACTAATGGTCAAAAAACTTATGATCAAAATGGGGCCTGGGCAGCTAGTGGTTCTCCTTGTTATCCATTGGTTAAACAGTGGTTGAGTCAAGACTATTTCTATTTACGCCCTCCTAAGTCCACTGGTAGAGAGCTGTTCGGTGTTGACTACTTTTATCAGTGTTTGCGAGATTGTAATCACTATGATTTATCTATTCCAGACGTGTTAGCAACAGTTACTGAACTAACAGCAGCTTCTATTGTTCAAAGTTACCGTGAGTTTTTACCGCAAATGCCACAACAAGTCCTATTGTGTGGTGGCGGAGGTCGCAATCTCTATCTGAAAAAACGATTGGAGGTATTGCTGGATTCAATACCAGTTACCACCACAGATGTCATGGGATTAAGCTCAGCTTTTAAGGAGGCGATCGCCTTTGCTGTGTTAGCTTACTGGAAACATTTAGGGATTCCTGGAAATTTGCCGGTTGCTACAGGAGCACAGCGGGAGGTTGTTCTAGGAGAAACTCATGGTCTGTAA
- the kdpC gene encoding K(+)-transporting ATPase subunit C, translating into MAFIKEIFRGIRVLVLIWILTAIIYPLGILNLGQWVFPFTANGSILFNIKAEPMGSFLIGQSFTSEQYFQSRPSAIRYSQGKKSAPYGISGGSNLSPTNPQLIDRISQEVSQLKEEDLKPIADLIYTSGSGLDPHISWKAARQQLPRVAKARGMKEDEIESLMYKYTDGKFLGIFGEAVVNVLRLNYALDLQSLNQGEQ; encoded by the coding sequence ATGGCATTTATCAAAGAGATTTTTCGCGGGATACGAGTACTTGTATTAATATGGATATTAACTGCAATTATCTATCCTTTGGGAATATTGAACTTAGGTCAGTGGGTTTTTCCTTTTACGGCTAATGGTAGTATTTTGTTCAATATTAAAGCTGAACCAATGGGTTCCTTCTTAATTGGTCAAAGTTTTACATCAGAACAATATTTTCAAAGCCGTCCTAGCGCCATTAGGTACAGTCAAGGCAAAAAATCTGCTCCCTATGGTATATCTGGAGGGAGTAATCTTTCTCCTACTAATCCACAGTTGATTGATAGAATTAGTCAGGAGGTTAGCCAATTAAAAGAGGAAGACCTTAAACCCATTGCAGACCTAATTTACACTTCTGGTTCTGGTTTAGATCCCCATATTTCTTGGAAAGCAGCAAGACAGCAGTTACCAAGAGTAGCAAAAGCACGTGGTATGAAAGAAGATGAAATAGAAAGCTTAATGTATAAGTACACAGATGGCAAATTTTTAGGTATTTTTGGCGAAGCAGTGGTGAATGTTTTACGACTAAATTATGCCCTTGACCTTCAGTCTCTCAATCAGGGGGAACAATGA
- the kdpB gene encoding potassium-transporting ATPase subunit KdpB has translation MNSVATRRKQRSSHSRTKSGGLNRQKSRFSDLAIYTQAIGDTIIKLSPQYAIKNPIMFLVWLGTIITLIATIYPPALGTVNQTNPRLFNGLVTTILFATVIFANFAESLAQGRGKAQANALRRSRKETTAKKIDPDGTITETPSTQLKKGDTVYVSAGDMIPADGEVIMGVASVDESAITGESAPVLKECGSDVASSVTGGTRIISDELIIRITADPGKGFIDRMIDLVEGAQRRKTPNEIALTILLSVLTLVFLIVTVTLPSFAYYVKSPVNITILISLLVALIPTTIGSLLSAIGIAGMDRVAQFNIIATSGQAVEACGDINTLILDKTGTITLGNRLAESFLPTCGHSITEIANVALAASIFDDTPEGKSIIRLAEKLGAKFDIDRRLAQGVEFSAKTRMSGTNLPGGHEARKGAVEAIKAFVRSRNGQHTPELETAYQQVSRQGGTPLAVCLDDKVYGVIYLKDIVKPAIRERFDQLRRMGVRTVMLTGDNHITAEVIAKEAGVDEFIAEASPEDKIHVIRSEQAQGKLVAMTGDGTNDAPALAQADVGVAMNTGTQAAKEAANMVDLDSDPTKLIDIIAIGKQLLITRGALTTFSIANDIAKYFTIIPVIFATANLQSLNVMRLTSVNSAVLSALTYNALIIPALIPLALKGVKFRPLTANQLLQRNILIYGVGGVIAPFIAIKLLDLIFTFVGLA, from the coding sequence ATGAACTCCGTTGCAACTAGACGCAAGCAAAGATCCTCCCATTCCCGAACTAAGAGTGGAGGTTTGAATCGCCAAAAATCGCGATTTAGCGATTTAGCGATTTACACTCAAGCAATTGGGGATACCATAATCAAGTTATCCCCGCAATATGCCATCAAAAATCCTATCATGTTTTTAGTGTGGTTAGGAACAATCATCACCCTAATAGCCACAATTTATCCGCCTGCATTGGGAACGGTTAATCAAACCAATCCTCGATTATTCAATGGTTTAGTGACCACAATTTTATTTGCCACGGTTATTTTTGCCAATTTTGCCGAATCTTTGGCGCAGGGAAGAGGTAAAGCTCAGGCTAATGCTTTACGAAGAAGCAGAAAAGAAACCACAGCTAAGAAAATTGACCCTGATGGCACTATTACCGAAACCCCTTCAACCCAGCTGAAAAAAGGTGATACGGTTTATGTGTCAGCTGGTGATATGATCCCCGCTGATGGTGAGGTAATTATGGGTGTAGCCTCGGTAGATGAATCAGCTATCACTGGTGAATCCGCCCCAGTCCTCAAGGAATGCGGTTCAGATGTGGCCAGTTCCGTCACTGGGGGTACACGGATTATTTCCGATGAGTTGATTATCCGCATTACAGCTGATCCTGGTAAAGGATTCATTGACAGGATGATTGATTTAGTGGAGGGGGCCCAACGGCGCAAAACGCCCAATGAAATTGCTTTGACCATTCTGCTGTCAGTGCTGACATTAGTATTTCTAATTGTCACAGTCACTCTACCATCATTTGCGTACTATGTCAAGTCTCCCGTTAATATCACCATACTTATTTCTCTATTGGTAGCACTCATACCTACAACTATTGGCAGTTTACTCAGTGCCATTGGCATTGCGGGTATGGACAGGGTCGCCCAGTTTAATATTATTGCCACCTCTGGACAAGCAGTAGAAGCTTGTGGTGATATTAATACGTTGATTTTAGATAAAACCGGTACAATCACTTTAGGAAACCGCCTAGCAGAGTCTTTTTTGCCTACCTGTGGACATTCAATCACGGAAATTGCCAATGTGGCATTAGCCGCCAGTATATTTGATGATACTCCTGAAGGTAAATCTATCATTAGACTGGCGGAAAAACTGGGTGCTAAATTTGATATTGATCGCCGGTTAGCTCAGGGAGTGGAGTTCTCGGCCAAAACCCGCATGAGTGGAACTAATTTACCGGGTGGTCATGAAGCGAGAAAAGGTGCTGTGGAGGCGATAAAGGCTTTTGTTCGTTCCCGTAATGGTCAACATACCCCAGAATTGGAGACTGCATATCAACAAGTATCCCGCCAGGGAGGCACACCTTTAGCGGTTTGTCTGGACGATAAGGTATATGGTGTTATTTATCTGAAAGATATAGTCAAACCTGCTATTCGTGAGCGATTTGACCAACTGCGACGGATGGGGGTGCGCACGGTGATGTTAACCGGAGATAACCATATTACGGCTGAGGTAATTGCTAAAGAAGCAGGAGTGGATGAGTTCATAGCTGAAGCAAGTCCAGAAGATAAAATTCATGTCATTCGCTCAGAACAAGCTCAGGGTAAACTGGTAGCTATGACTGGAGATGGTACTAATGATGCTCCCGCTTTGGCACAAGCGGATGTGGGTGTAGCTATGAATACTGGAACCCAGGCAGCTAAGGAGGCTGCCAATATGGTAGATCTGGATTCTGACCCCACAAAACTTATTGATATTATCGCCATTGGTAAGCAATTATTAATTACCCGTGGTGCTTTAACTACCTTTTCTATTGCCAATGACATTGCCAAGTATTTCACTATTATTCCGGTAATTTTTGCTACTGCTAATCTGCAAAGCTTAAATGTTATGAGATTAACTAGTGTCAACTCAGCAGTTTTATCAGCCCTGACCTATAATGCTCTGATTATTCCTGCTTTAATTCCTTTAGCATTAAAGGGGGTGAAGTTTAGACCTTTGACAGCTAATCAGCTCTTGCAACGGAATATCTTAATTTATGGTGTGGGAGGAGTAATTGCTCCTTTTATTGCTATTAAACTTCTAGATCTGATTTTTACCTTTGTGGGTTTAGCTTAA
- the kdpA gene encoding potassium-transporting ATPase subunit KdpA has translation MQSILQIVIILGIVVLITPILGKYIASVFLEQSTILDSLLNPIEKIIYVICGVNKKQQMTVGQYIKSVLVSNLIMGISAYILISFQQLLPWNPNNLNAPRWDTILHTAISFLTNTNQQHYTPETTLSHFSQTAALGFLMFTSAATGLTVGIAFIRGLTGRSLGNFYIDLIRAITRILLPISIIGAIALVALGVPETLEGTLVVKTLEGRSQYIPRGPVASFEMIKMIGQNGGGFFAANSAHPFENPNSVSNLIETIAMIIIPASLIHSYGVFANNLKQSWLLFWMVFLIFVIFIWVTVTGEMQGNYLANQIIGIEIPNLEGKEMRFGVGETAIWAVITSTTMTGAANGMLDSFMPQGIFCNLSSLFLQMVWGGQGTGTANLFIYLILTVFITGLMVGKTPEFLGRKIGQREIFLASAILLIHPIIILVPSAIALAYPNSLSGISNPGFHGISQVVYEYASAAANNGSGLEGLQDNTLWWNLSSSLTILLGRYVPIIAMLLLASSMSSKSTVPQTRGTLRTDSVMFISITACLTMILTLLTFFPVLVLGPVAEGLNLVSGN, from the coding sequence ATGCAAAGTATCTTACAAATCGTTATCATTCTGGGAATTGTCGTACTAATTACTCCTATCTTGGGTAAGTACATAGCCAGTGTTTTTCTAGAGCAGTCAACAATCTTAGATAGTCTGCTCAATCCCATAGAAAAGATTATATATGTGATCTGTGGAGTCAATAAAAAACAGCAGATGACTGTGGGACAGTATATTAAATCTGTTCTTGTCAGTAACCTCATTATGGGAATAAGCGCATATATTCTTATCTCATTTCAGCAACTACTGCCTTGGAACCCCAACAATCTAAATGCACCAAGATGGGACACAATATTACACACCGCCATATCCTTCCTAACCAATACTAATCAGCAACACTACACACCAGAAACAACACTGAGCCATTTTAGTCAAACAGCAGCACTAGGGTTTTTAATGTTCACCTCAGCAGCTACTGGATTAACAGTGGGAATAGCATTTATTAGGGGATTAACCGGAAGAAGCCTGGGTAATTTTTACATTGATCTTATCCGTGCCATCACCAGAATCTTATTACCCATAAGCATAATTGGAGCGATCGCCCTGGTAGCATTAGGAGTGCCAGAAACGCTAGAGGGAACATTGGTAGTCAAGACATTGGAAGGGAGAAGCCAATATATACCGAGGGGTCCAGTTGCTTCCTTTGAGATGATCAAAATGATAGGACAAAATGGAGGGGGCTTTTTTGCTGCCAACTCAGCCCATCCCTTTGAAAACCCGAACAGTGTTTCCAATCTAATAGAAACCATAGCCATGATTATCATACCAGCATCGCTCATACATAGCTACGGGGTATTTGCCAACAATTTGAAACAAAGTTGGTTACTATTTTGGATGGTATTCCTAATATTTGTGATTTTTATCTGGGTGACAGTGACAGGTGAAATGCAGGGAAATTACTTAGCCAACCAAATCATAGGTATAGAAATACCCAATTTGGAGGGTAAAGAAATGAGATTTGGAGTAGGAGAAACCGCAATATGGGCGGTGATCACATCTACTACCATGACTGGAGCAGCGAACGGGATGCTGGATTCATTTATGCCCCAGGGGATATTTTGTAACCTATCAAGCCTATTTCTCCAAATGGTTTGGGGTGGACAGGGAACAGGTACGGCTAACCTATTCATTTATTTAATCCTGACTGTATTTATCACAGGCCTAATGGTGGGAAAGACACCGGAATTTTTGGGGCGTAAAATTGGACAGCGGGAAATATTTTTGGCCAGCGCGATCCTATTGATTCACCCCATTATCATTTTAGTTCCCAGTGCCATTGCTTTGGCCTACCCTAACTCCCTGTCAGGAATTAGTAACCCAGGATTTCATGGTATTTCCCAAGTAGTTTATGAATATGCTTCAGCTGCAGCTAATAATGGTTCAGGACTGGAGGGACTACAAGATAATACATTATGGTGGAATCTAAGCAGTAGTTTAACCATTTTACTGGGGCGTTACGTTCCCATCATAGCCATGTTGCTATTAGCCAGCAGTATGTCTAGCAAATCAACAGTTCCCCAAACCCGTGGTACATTGAGAACTGATTCGGTAATGTTTATCAGCATTACAGCCTGTTTAACCATGATTTTAACCCTACTTACCTTTTTCCCCGTTCTAGTCTTGGGTCCGGTGGCGGAGGGCTTAAATCTGGTCTCTGGAAACTGA
- the priA gene encoding primosomal protein N' produces the protein MYIQESRALTLFSLVAAEPKETYKTTTNPYPWIEVLVDLPKISQPARNKNPQNKLSPHTLEENQIVTDTILEQDILNEGGEAEELIKEETDYQDLLIYQIPENLNINPGDILTVPWGTQQLGAIAIRLLSQLPPGIPLEKVREVKDVVSKEFFPRTYWELLGRIATYYYTPLIKVIRVALPPGILERSQSRLRLKSENIPPGGEEFLRSQAAREILKILQSQPDGDYSFQYLKRQVRGFDRGKKQLLDRNWVESYFKLTQSKPHTQLAVTLVDPGRELNLTKRQREILNLLADHGGELWLTACVEVCKTTPPTLRLLERLGCVVIEERERLRREQGPKMGKDQAKTLTPDQSQALQTIIAAKGFNKILLHGVTGSGKTEVYLQAIAPLLREGKSALVLVPEIGLTPQLTDRFRARFGDKVQVYHSNLSRGERYDTWRQMFTGSSQVVIGTRSAIFSPLPKLGIIILDEEHDSSFKQDSRIPTYHARTVAQWRAELENCPLILGSATPSLETWVDVTSPPSPTHHQYLSLPQRINSRPLPPIEIVDMRQELKQGNRSMFSRTLEQALQELKGKGQQGILFIHRRGHSTFVSCRSCGYVLECPNCDVSLAYHHLEAGGPELLKCHYCNYGRSHPKLCPECGSPYLKFFGSGTQKIVQELNRQFPDLQVIRFDSDTTRNKGSHRKLLDQFAKGEADLLVGTQMLTKGLDLPQVTLVGVVAADGLLHLSDYRASERAFQTLTQVAGRAGRGEESGRVIIQTYTPEHAVIAAVQNHDYQSFCRAELTQREALSYPPCGRLILLRLTSLDPIQVQNTAQLIATTFIDQPGLDILGPAPASILRVANRYRWQILLKFTPHILPQIPDWGQIFQLCPPGVSLTIDVDPLNII, from the coding sequence ATGTATATTCAGGAATCTCGGGCATTAACTTTATTTTCTCTTGTGGCGGCCGAACCTAAGGAAACATACAAAACCACAACAAACCCTTACCCATGGATTGAGGTGTTGGTAGATCTGCCAAAAATTTCACAACCTGCTAGAAACAAAAATCCGCAAAATAAATTATCCCCTCATACACTAGAGGAAAACCAGATAGTGACAGATACAATCTTAGAACAAGATATATTAAATGAAGGAGGGGAAGCAGAAGAATTAATTAAGGAAGAAACAGATTATCAAGATTTATTGATCTATCAAATACCAGAAAACTTAAACATTAACCCAGGAGATATTTTAACTGTCCCCTGGGGAACACAACAATTGGGAGCAATAGCAATTCGCTTACTATCTCAACTACCACCAGGAATACCACTAGAAAAAGTTAGGGAGGTAAAAGATGTAGTTAGCAAAGAATTTTTCCCTCGGACTTATTGGGAATTACTCGGTCGTATTGCTACGTATTACTATACACCCTTGATTAAAGTAATTCGGGTGGCATTACCACCAGGAATATTAGAGCGATCGCAAAGTCGTCTGCGGCTAAAATCGGAAAATATCCCCCCAGGAGGGGAAGAATTTTTACGTTCCCAAGCTGCTCGGGAAATTCTGAAAATATTGCAGTCCCAACCTGATGGGGACTACAGTTTTCAGTATCTCAAGCGTCAGGTACGGGGTTTTGACAGGGGTAAAAAACAATTACTAGATAGAAATTGGGTGGAAAGTTACTTTAAACTCACACAATCAAAGCCACATACCCAATTAGCAGTTACTTTGGTGGATCCTGGAAGAGAATTGAATTTGACCAAACGACAACGGGAAATTTTAAACCTCTTGGCAGATCACGGGGGGGAGTTATGGTTAACAGCGTGTGTGGAAGTTTGTAAGACCACGCCGCCCACATTAAGATTGTTGGAAAGACTAGGTTGTGTGGTAATTGAAGAGCGGGAAAGATTACGTAGGGAACAAGGGCCAAAAATGGGTAAGGACCAAGCTAAAACCCTAACCCCGGATCAATCTCAAGCTCTACAAACTATTATAGCAGCAAAGGGGTTTAATAAAATTTTATTACATGGAGTCACGGGTTCAGGAAAAACAGAAGTATATCTACAAGCGATCGCCCCTTTGCTGCGGGAGGGAAAATCCGCTCTGGTGTTAGTACCGGAAATTGGATTGACACCCCAACTAACGGATAGATTTCGGGCTCGGTTTGGGGATAAGGTTCAGGTCTACCATAGCAACCTTTCCCGAGGGGAGCGCTATGACACTTGGCGGCAAATGTTTACTGGTAGCTCTCAAGTTGTGATTGGAACTAGAAGCGCCATTTTCTCTCCCTTACCTAAATTGGGAATAATTATTTTAGACGAAGAACATGATAGTAGTTTTAAACAAGACTCTCGAATTCCTACCTATCATGCGCGCACGGTAGCCCAGTGGCGTGCAGAACTGGAAAATTGCCCCCTGATTTTGGGATCAGCTACTCCCTCCCTAGAAACCTGGGTGGATGTTACATCACCCCCTTCTCCAACTCATCATCAATATCTATCTCTTCCTCAACGCATCAATTCTAGACCTCTACCACCAATAGAAATTGTGGATATGCGTCAAGAATTGAAACAGGGAAATCGCTCTATGTTTAGTAGAACCTTAGAACAAGCATTACAAGAATTAAAAGGTAAAGGACAACAGGGAATATTATTTATCCACCGCCGGGGACATAGTACATTTGTTTCTTGTCGCAGTTGTGGATATGTTTTAGAGTGTCCTAACTGTGATGTTTCCTTAGCTTATCATCATCTGGAAGCAGGGGGACCAGAACTATTAAAATGTCATTATTGCAATTACGGGCGATCGCACCCTAAGCTGTGTCCAGAATGTGGGTCTCCCTACCTGAAATTTTTTGGTAGTGGGACTCAGAAAATAGTGCAGGAACTAAATCGACAATTTCCGGATTTGCAAGTAATTCGCTTTGATAGCGACACTACTCGCAATAAGGGATCCCACCGCAAACTATTAGATCAGTTTGCTAAAGGTGAAGCGGATCTATTAGTAGGTACGCAGATGCTCACAAAAGGGTTAGATTTACCCCAGGTGACCTTAGTAGGGGTGGTAGCAGCGGATGGACTACTACATTTATCAGATTACAGAGCAAGTGAACGAGCTTTTCAAACTTTAACCCAGGTTGCGGGGAGAGCGGGAAGGGGGGAAGAATCAGGGAGGGTGATTATTCAGACTTACACACCAGAACATGCTGTGATTGCTGCGGTGCAAAACCATGACTACCAGTCCTTTTGCCGTGCTGAATTGACTCAAAGAGAGGCTTTAAGTTATCCCCCCTGTGGGAGGCTAATCTTATTGAGATTAACCAGTTTAGATCCTATACAAGTACAGAATACGGCCCAACTCATTGCCACAACTTTCATTGATCAACCAGGACTGGATATACTAGGACCAGCTCCAGCTAGTATTTTAAGGGTGGCTAATCGTTATCGTTGGCAGATATTATTAAAATTTACCCCCCATATCCTACCACAAATACCAGACTGGGGACAAATTTTTCAACTGTGTCCACCGGGTGTTAGTCTTACAATTGATGTAGACCCTCTTAATATAATCTAA
- a CDS encoding RpoD/SigA family RNA polymerase sigma factor, protein MYQTKQLSRKEPMNLSELGRMEILDNAVEQEEPSLDNLDNLEAVVFEDSSILESLESDERDGDEMGAARPSGYNKTEHDDAVGAFFKEMARYPLLKPDEEVELARRVRFLEEVKDLQAALEEQLGHSVSKSEVASKFDLNEKQLESRLYQGRVAKRKMIRSNLRLVVSIAKRYLNRGVPFLDLIQEGAMGLNRATEKFDPDKGYKFSTYAYWWIRQAITRAIANDARTIRLPIHIVEKLNKLKKAQRELKQKFARNPTEVEMAEFLEMTVQQLRQLQQLRRQALSLNHRVGKEEDTELMDLLEDEDNQSPEAKMNENMMRQEIWEVLGDVLTPREKDVISLRYGLTTSEPCTLEEVGNMFNLSRERVRQIQSKAMRKLRRPHIAKRLKGWLI, encoded by the coding sequence ATGTACCAAACAAAGCAACTATCCCGAAAGGAACCCATGAATCTTTCTGAATTGGGAAGAATGGAAATACTGGATAACGCTGTGGAACAGGAAGAACCATCACTGGATAATCTGGATAATTTAGAAGCGGTAGTATTTGAAGACTCCTCAATTTTGGAGAGTTTGGAATCAGATGAACGAGATGGGGATGAAATGGGTGCAGCTCGTCCCTCGGGATATAATAAGACAGAACATGATGATGCTGTGGGAGCCTTTTTTAAGGAAATGGCCCGTTACCCCCTACTCAAACCCGATGAGGAAGTGGAGTTAGCACGTCGAGTAAGATTCTTAGAAGAAGTTAAGGATTTACAAGCTGCTTTAGAAGAGCAACTAGGTCACAGTGTTAGTAAAAGTGAAGTAGCAAGCAAGTTTGATCTGAATGAAAAACAATTAGAAAGCCGACTGTATCAGGGAAGAGTGGCAAAGCGGAAAATGATTCGCTCTAATCTGAGATTGGTAGTATCTATTGCTAAACGATATTTAAATCGGGGAGTGCCCTTTCTAGACTTAATTCAAGAAGGAGCAATGGGGCTAAATCGTGCCACAGAGAAGTTTGATCCCGATAAGGGATATAAATTCTCCACTTATGCTTATTGGTGGATTAGGCAAGCCATTACACGGGCAATAGCTAATGATGCAAGAACTATTAGGCTACCAATTCACATTGTAGAAAAACTCAACAAGCTGAAAAAAGCTCAAAGAGAACTGAAACAGAAATTTGCGCGTAACCCAACAGAAGTAGAAATGGCGGAATTTTTGGAAATGACTGTTCAACAACTTCGTCAGTTACAACAATTGCGTCGTCAAGCACTTTCTTTAAACCATCGCGTGGGTAAGGAGGAAGATACGGAATTAATGGACTTATTAGAAGATGAGGACAACCAATCTCCAGAAGCTAAAATGAATGAAAACATGATGCGTCAGGAGATATGGGAAGTTTTAGGTGATGTACTTACCCCTAGGGAAAAGGACGTAATTTCCCTGCGTTATGGATTAACAACCAGTGAACCTTGCACCCTAGAAGAAGTAGGAAATATGTTTAATCTTTCTCGCGAGCGGGTGCGTCAAATTCAAAGTAAAGCCATGCGAAAATTGCGTCGTCCTCACATTGCTAAACGTTTAAAAGGTTGGCTAATTTGA
- the petJ gene encoding cytochrome c6 PetJ: MKKIIAVLMLSIAILTLAFGSPAIAADTAAGAAVFQANCAQCHAGGKNLANAAKTLSKADLEEYNLYSQDAIIAQVTNGKNSMPKFKGKLSAEQIADVAAYVMEQAEAGW; this comes from the coding sequence ATGAAAAAGATTATTGCCGTATTGATGTTATCCATTGCCATCTTGACCCTTGCTTTCGGTAGTCCTGCTATAGCAGCAGATACAGCAGCTGGAGCAGCGGTATTTCAAGCTAATTGTGCCCAGTGTCATGCTGGTGGTAAAAACCTAGCTAATGCTGCTAAAACCTTGAGCAAAGCAGATCTAGAAGAGTACAATTTGTATTCCCAAGATGCTATTATTGCTCAAGTTACAAACGGTAAAAACAGTATGCCTAAGTTCAAAGGTAAATTAAGCGCTGAACAAATTGCCGATGTAGCAGCTTATGTTATGGAGCAAGCTGAAGCTGGTTGGTAA